A genomic region of Bosea sp. 124 contains the following coding sequences:
- a CDS encoding TetR family transcriptional regulator: MSLPERDTRQSIVDTAERFFRDIGYQKTTVADIAKSLRMSPANVYRFFDSKKSINEAVLARFKGELEESLSLIIAEARPAGSRLREMLLTAHRINQARFADQQRMQEMVCAAMEESWDAILGHIERFDTLLGRVVAEGVANGEFRALDPIAATQCIRTAMIRFQHPLLMAQCERIPGPSAEEMIDFIMAALEQPKADA, translated from the coding sequence GTGAGTCTTCCCGAGCGCGACACGAGGCAAAGTATCGTCGATACCGCCGAACGCTTCTTCCGCGACATCGGCTACCAGAAGACGACTGTCGCCGACATCGCCAAGTCGCTGCGCATGAGCCCGGCCAACGTCTATCGCTTCTTCGATTCCAAGAAGTCAATCAACGAGGCTGTTCTGGCGCGCTTCAAGGGCGAGCTCGAGGAATCGCTGTCGCTGATCATCGCCGAAGCGCGCCCGGCCGGCAGCCGGCTGCGCGAGATGCTGCTGACCGCCCACCGGATCAATCAGGCCCGCTTCGCCGACCAGCAGCGCATGCAGGAGATGGTCTGCGCGGCGATGGAGGAGAGCTGGGACGCGATCCTCGGCCATATCGAGCGCTTCGATACGCTGCTCGGCCGCGTCGTCGCCGAAGGCGTCGCCAATGGCGAGTTCCGAGCGCTCGATCCGATAGCCGCCACGCAGTGCATCCGGACGGCGATGATCCGTTTCCAGCACCCCCTGCTGATGGCGCAATGCGAGCGCATTCCCGGCCCGTCGGCCGAGGAGATGATCGACTTCATCATGGCCGCGCTCGAACAGCCGAAGGCCGACGCCTGA